The proteins below are encoded in one region of Tsuneonella sp. CC-YZS046:
- a CDS encoding DUF1343 domain-containing protein: MKFGIDRLLAEPSLRQPLEGRRVALVAHPASVTERLVHSLDALAACPEIRLTAAFGPQHGLKGDKQDNMVETADEIDPQYRIPIFSLYGEVRRPTPAMIDAADVFLFDLQDLGCRIYTFVTTLLYLLEAAAGTGKAVWVLDRPNPAGRPVEGTLLLPGQESFVGAGPMPMRHGLTLGEMGHWFVRHLGLDVDYRVIGMDGWRPDAAPGFGWPESRIWINPSPNAANLNMARAYAGTVMLEGTNLSEGRGTTRPLEVLFGAPDVDARAVLAEMQRLSPEWLAGCAIRECWFEPTFHKHARSLCSALMIHAEGAFYDHSAFRPWRLQALAFKTIRRLYPDYPIWRDFPYEYEFERLAIDVINGGPALREWVDDTAAQPGDLDRIAGADEARWRDEIASLLLY, translated from the coding sequence ATGAAATTCGGGATCGATCGTCTCCTCGCCGAACCGTCACTGCGCCAGCCTTTGGAGGGCCGCAGGGTTGCCCTGGTCGCGCACCCCGCTTCCGTCACCGAGAGGCTGGTCCATTCGCTGGATGCGCTGGCCGCCTGCCCGGAGATAAGGCTCACGGCTGCATTCGGGCCGCAGCACGGGCTGAAAGGGGACAAGCAGGACAATATGGTGGAGACGGCGGACGAGATCGATCCGCAATACCGCATCCCCATTTTCAGCCTCTATGGCGAAGTCCGCCGGCCGACCCCGGCGATGATCGACGCGGCCGATGTCTTCCTGTTCGACCTGCAGGATCTCGGCTGCCGGATCTATACCTTCGTCACCACGCTGCTGTATCTGCTGGAAGCCGCCGCAGGCACCGGCAAGGCCGTCTGGGTGCTGGACCGGCCCAATCCGGCGGGAAGGCCGGTGGAAGGCACGCTGCTGCTGCCGGGGCAAGAGAGCTTCGTCGGGGCGGGGCCGATGCCGATGCGCCATGGACTGACGCTTGGCGAGATGGGGCATTGGTTCGTCCGGCATTTAGGGCTCGATGTCGATTATCGCGTGATCGGGATGGACGGCTGGCGGCCCGATGCGGCACCCGGCTTCGGCTGGCCGGAAAGCCGCATCTGGATCAATCCCAGCCCCAATGCCGCCAATCTCAACATGGCGCGCGCCTATGCCGGCACGGTCATGCTGGAAGGCACGAACCTGAGCGAGGGCAGGGGAACCACTCGCCCGCTCGAAGTGCTGTTCGGCGCGCCGGACGTGGATGCCCGGGCGGTGCTGGCGGAAATGCAGCGCCTGTCGCCCGAATGGCTGGCGGGCTGCGCGATCCGCGAGTGCTGGTTCGAGCCTACCTTCCACAAGCACGCCAGGAGCCTGTGCAGCGCCCTGATGATCCATGCCGAAGGTGCATTCTACGATCACTCCGCGTTCCGTCCCTGGCGTCTCCAGGCCCTGGCCTTCAAGACGATCCGGCGGCTTTATCCGGACTATCCGATCTGGCGCGACTTTCCCTACGAGTATGAGTTCGAGCGGCTGGCCATCGATGTAATCAACGGCGGCCCCGCCTTGCGGGAATGGGTGGACGACACTGCCGCGCAGCCCGGCGACCTGGACAGGATCGCCGGTGCCGACGAAGCCCGATGGCGGGACGAGATCGCTTCGCTGCTCCTTTACTGA
- the ygiD gene encoding 4,5-DOPA dioxygenase extradiol, with product MENTARQPALFLGHGSPMTVITDNAERRALEELGRRLPRPDAVLLVTAHWETHGETRLTAGAYPRTIHDFRGFPQELYEISYAAPGALALAHRAASLIGEGAVLDEEMGLDHGVWGVLRPMFPEADIPVVAMSVDMSLPPEGHLALGAALAPLRDENVLIAGSGNIIHNLALWRQSAGTVPAWADSFRNRMNAALRGGDETSLTQFAAEDEEARAAINSGEHYLPLLYPLGARGEEDDVAIFNDSIDGSLSMTSVLWGDARLAERLQ from the coding sequence ATGGAGAATACGGCTCGCCAGCCCGCCCTGTTTCTCGGCCACGGATCGCCGATGACCGTGATTACGGACAATGCGGAACGGCGCGCCCTGGAGGAACTGGGGCGGCGCCTGCCCCGCCCGGATGCCGTCCTTCTGGTCACGGCGCATTGGGAAACCCATGGCGAAACCAGGCTGACCGCCGGTGCGTATCCCCGCACGATCCACGATTTCCGGGGGTTTCCCCAAGAGCTTTACGAAATCTCCTATGCCGCGCCGGGCGCCCTTGCGCTTGCCCATCGCGCGGCGTCCCTCATCGGCGAAGGCGCGGTGCTGGATGAGGAAATGGGGTTGGACCATGGGGTGTGGGGCGTGTTGCGGCCGATGTTCCCGGAGGCCGACATTCCCGTCGTGGCGATGAGCGTCGATATGTCGCTCCCTCCCGAGGGGCACCTTGCGCTCGGCGCGGCGCTTGCGCCCTTGCGTGACGAAAACGTGCTGATCGCGGGCAGCGGCAATATCATTCACAATCTGGCGCTATGGCGGCAGTCGGCGGGCACAGTTCCGGCCTGGGCGGACTCGTTCCGTAACCGCATGAACGCCGCGCTGAGGGGCGGCGACGAAACCTCGCTCACGCAATTTGCGGCGGAAGACGAGGAAGCGCGGGCGGCCATCAACAGCGGCGAGCATTACCTCCCGCTGCTCTATCCCTTGGGTGCGAGGGGCGAGGAGGACGATGTCGCCATCTTCAACGACAGCATCGACGGCTCCCTTTCCATGACTTCCGTCTTGTGGGGCGACGCCCGGCTTGCCGAAAGACTTCAGTAA
- a CDS encoding vWA domain-containing protein: MFFNFLDELRAAGIPASLKEHLVLLEALDRDVIEQTPEAFYYLARATFVKDEGLLDRFDQVFSKVFKGILTEYGEQQVDLPEEWLKAIAEKFLTPEEMEQIKSLGSWEEIMETLRKRLEEQEGRHQGGNKWIGTGGTSPFGNSGYNPEGVRIGGESRHRRAIKVWEKREFQNLDSTRELGTRNIKVALRRLRRFAREGAADELDLEGTIQGTARQGWLDIRMRPERHNAVKLLLFLDVGGSMDPYIRLCEELFSAANSEFKNLEFFYFHNCLYDNVWKDNRRRWTERTKTWDVLHKYGHDYKVIFVGDAAMSPYEITHVGGAVEFMNDEPGSVWMQRVVNTYPATVWLNPVPENQWKYTQSTQIMRQIMGDRMYGLTLEGLDDAMRELSRKHG, translated from the coding sequence ATGTTCTTCAACTTCCTCGACGAGCTGCGCGCCGCGGGCATCCCCGCGAGCCTGAAGGAGCACCTCGTGCTGCTGGAGGCGCTGGACCGCGACGTGATCGAGCAGACGCCCGAGGCATTCTACTATCTCGCCCGCGCGACCTTCGTGAAGGACGAAGGCCTGCTGGATCGGTTCGACCAGGTCTTCTCCAAGGTCTTCAAGGGCATCCTGACCGAATATGGCGAGCAGCAGGTCGATCTGCCGGAAGAATGGCTGAAGGCGATCGCCGAGAAGTTCCTCACTCCCGAGGAGATGGAGCAGATCAAGTCGCTCGGATCGTGGGAAGAGATCATGGAGACGCTCAGGAAGCGGCTCGAGGAGCAGGAAGGACGGCACCAGGGCGGCAACAAGTGGATCGGCACCGGCGGCACCAGCCCCTTCGGCAATTCCGGCTATAATCCGGAAGGCGTGCGGATCGGTGGGGAAAGCCGGCACAGGCGCGCGATCAAGGTCTGGGAAAAGCGGGAGTTCCAGAATCTTGACAGCACGCGGGAGCTGGGCACCCGCAACATCAAGGTCGCGCTGCGGCGGTTGCGCCGCTTCGCGCGCGAAGGCGCGGCGGATGAGCTGGATCTGGAAGGCACCATCCAGGGCACGGCGCGGCAGGGCTGGCTCGACATCCGCATGCGGCCGGAGCGGCACAATGCGGTGAAGCTGCTGCTGTTCCTGGATGTGGGCGGCTCCATGGACCCCTATATCCGGCTGTGCGAGGAATTGTTCAGCGCGGCCAACAGCGAGTTCAAGAACCTCGAATTCTTCTATTTCCACAATTGCCTCTACGACAATGTGTGGAAGGACAACCGGCGGCGCTGGACGGAACGGACCAAAACCTGGGACGTGCTCCACAAATATGGACATGATTACAAGGTGATATTCGTCGGTGACGCGGCGATGAGCCCCTATGAGATCACCCATGTCGGCGGCGCGGTCGAGTTCATGAACGACGAGCCGGGTTCCGTCTGGATGCAGCGGGTGGTCAACACCTATCCGGCGACGGTCTGGCTCAATCCGGTGCCCGAGAACCAGTGGAAATATACGCAGTCGACCCAGATCATGCGCCAGATCATGGGAGACAGGATGTATGGCCTCACTCTGGAAGGATTGGATGACGCGATGCGGGAATTGAGCCGCAAGCACGGATGA
- a CDS encoding MoxR family ATPase: protein MTQRFEGTQNYIATDDLKVAVNAAVLLRRPLLVKGEPGTGKTVLAHEIARAIDAPLIEWNVKSTTKAQQGLYEYDAVARLRDGQLGEERVHDIRNYIKKGKLWEAFTAPQLPVLLIDEIDKADIEFPNDLLQELDRMSFDVYETQERIEAKERPIVVITSNNEKELPDAFLRRCFFHYIKFPDPETMREIVEVHFPGIQKQLVTKAMEIFYEVREVPGLKKKPSTSELLDWLKLLLNEDMPLEVLQDRDPTKAIPPLHGALLKNEQDIMLFERLAFMARRKG, encoded by the coding sequence ATGACCCAGCGCTTTGAAGGCACGCAGAATTACATCGCCACCGACGACCTCAAGGTCGCGGTCAATGCAGCCGTGCTGCTGCGCCGCCCGCTTCTGGTCAAGGGCGAGCCGGGCACGGGCAAGACCGTGCTGGCGCATGAGATCGCCAGGGCGATCGACGCGCCGCTGATCGAATGGAACGTCAAATCCACCACCAAGGCGCAGCAGGGCCTTTATGAATATGATGCGGTCGCCCGTCTGCGCGACGGCCAGCTGGGCGAGGAGCGGGTCCACGACATCCGCAACTACATCAAGAAAGGCAAGTTGTGGGAAGCCTTCACCGCCCCGCAGCTTCCCGTTCTCCTGATCGACGAGATCGACAAGGCCGATATCGAGTTTCCCAACGACCTGTTGCAGGAACTCGATCGGATGAGCTTCGACGTTTACGAAACGCAGGAGCGGATCGAGGCGAAGGAACGGCCGATCGTGGTCATCACCTCGAACAACGAGAAGGAGCTGCCCGACGCCTTCCTGCGCCGCTGCTTCTTCCACTACATCAAGTTCCCGGACCCGGAAACGATGCGGGAAATCGTGGAGGTCCACTTCCCCGGCATCCAGAAGCAGCTCGTCACCAAGGCGATGGAGATATTCTACGAGGTTCGCGAGGTGCCCGGCCTCAAGAAGAAGCCCAGCACGTCGGAGCTGCTGGATTGGCTCAAGCTGCTCCTCAACGAGGACATGCCGCTGGAAGTGCTGCAGGATCGCGATCCGACCAAGGCGATCCCGCCGCTGCATGGGGCGCTGCTCAAGAACGAGCAGGACATCATGCTGTTCGAGCGCCTGGCCTTCATGGCGCGGAGGAAAGGGTGA
- a CDS encoding class I SAM-dependent methyltransferase: MQSYSELFEQRGSSYDQAMLAFPEARRQEFAQVLDAAPARPGMKAGDVPAGGGYMRGFLPEGVEWFGHEPCASFTNHGDVVADAPSKPLLPLPWPDRYLDVVYSLAGVHHLEDKTALFREIYRVTRPEGRFALSDVAEGSRVSRFLDDFVGRWNSTGHEGVYLGAATLRELADAGWQVEASGINDFLWRFANKQDMAAFCGKLFDIGGIEAEGIIEAIETMLGTEALPDGGIGMRWSLMTVVSSPA; encoded by the coding sequence ATGCAATCCTATTCCGAACTATTCGAGCAGCGCGGCTCATCCTACGATCAGGCAATGCTCGCCTTCCCGGAAGCGCGGCGGCAGGAGTTCGCGCAAGTGCTGGACGCGGCGCCCGCCAGGCCGGGCATGAAAGCCGGCGATGTGCCGGCGGGCGGCGGATATATGCGCGGCTTCCTTCCCGAAGGGGTGGAATGGTTCGGGCATGAACCCTGCGCCAGCTTCACCAATCACGGCGATGTCGTGGCCGATGCGCCCAGCAAGCCGCTCCTGCCGCTGCCCTGGCCCGACCGCTATCTGGACGTGGTCTACAGCCTTGCCGGGGTGCATCATCTGGAAGACAAGACCGCCCTGTTCCGCGAGATATATCGCGTCACCCGCCCCGAAGGCCGCTTCGCCCTTTCCGACGTCGCCGAGGGGAGCAGGGTATCCCGCTTCCTCGACGATTTCGTGGGGCGCTGGAACAGCACCGGCCATGAAGGGGTCTATCTCGGCGCGGCGACCTTGCGCGAATTGGCGGATGCCGGCTGGCAGGTGGAAGCATCGGGGATCAACGATTTCCTGTGGCGCTTCGCGAACAAGCAGGACATGGCGGCATTCTGCGGAAAATTATTCGATATCGGAGGTATCGAAGCGGAGGGGATCATCGAGGCAATCGAAACGATGCTCGGCACCGAAGCCTTGCCCGATGGCGGAATCGGGATGCGCTGGTCGTTGATGACCGTCGTTTCCTCGCCCGCCTGA
- a CDS encoding acetate--CoA ligase family protein yields the protein MLMSPPKFLEGFAFGERLPVIMFNLRAVDLPVERRGLLAHHFIGALTGKKGPSPIEFAGADGDFIEFFLGLVDHVQSLSNIPLLSRAKAVRRKGDVAECIVPTLLRSLAPLGRIIELLVQYIALPRGDPRRAALAKAGKQAFRQLNEGGLLQTNPARLLRAAMDENIPFLEISNTLTQYGIGKRSVLMDSTCTDRTSAIGAVLAKNKFSGGKVLRRMGLPVAPGREVANEQDALNVAGQLGYPVVVKPNDRDGGLGVAADLRTPEEVSAAYAIARKISPNVLVERFVPGRDYRLVVFHGRLVWAVEREPGGVTGDGTSTIAQLVEIANRDPNRGSGPLQPMKLLTLDDEARHLLARAGLDETSVLPANRFVRIRRAANVATGGRPVAVFDKVHPDNAALAIQAADAFRLDLAGIDLLLPDIAVSWQESGGAICEVNAQPQLGGVTSGHLYPQILKELVGGTGRVPVLAVMGTAQAKRLSASLAGIFSRGGTVGRHGPDGVWLGENRMLKGRVAILEAGRFLASQRSLDAMVLGIWDGAALRTGLPLPRIDILALSGEAIPLPKKMAGKSHAGFIARIFELIAPNCERIVLTTARENCAPELLDALEMAGCRYDVMDEAALAKALLSEPAPC from the coding sequence ATGTTGATGTCGCCGCCGAAATTTCTCGAAGGCTTCGCCTTCGGCGAACGGCTCCCGGTCATCATGTTCAATCTGCGAGCGGTCGATCTGCCGGTGGAACGGCGCGGCCTGCTGGCCCATCACTTCATCGGCGCGCTGACCGGAAAAAAGGGGCCGAGCCCCATCGAGTTCGCGGGCGCGGACGGCGATTTCATCGAATTTTTCCTGGGCCTGGTCGATCACGTCCAATCGCTCTCCAACATACCGCTGCTGTCCCGCGCCAAGGCGGTCCGGCGCAAGGGCGATGTCGCGGAATGCATCGTCCCTACGCTTCTGCGCAGCCTTGCCCCGCTCGGCCGGATCATCGAACTTCTGGTCCAGTATATCGCATTGCCCCGGGGCGATCCGCGAAGGGCCGCGCTGGCGAAGGCGGGCAAGCAGGCTTTTCGCCAGTTGAACGAAGGGGGATTGCTGCAAACCAATCCGGCCCGGTTGCTGAGGGCGGCCATGGATGAGAATATTCCGTTCCTCGAGATTTCCAATACGCTGACCCAATACGGAATCGGCAAGCGCTCGGTCCTGATGGACAGCACCTGCACCGACCGGACCTCCGCGATCGGCGCGGTTCTGGCGAAGAACAAGTTTTCCGGCGGCAAAGTGCTGCGGCGCATGGGGCTGCCGGTCGCGCCCGGCCGGGAAGTCGCGAATGAGCAGGATGCATTGAATGTCGCGGGCCAACTGGGCTACCCGGTGGTGGTCAAGCCGAACGACAGGGATGGCGGGCTGGGCGTGGCGGCCGACCTGCGCACCCCGGAAGAAGTAAGCGCCGCCTATGCCATCGCGCGCAAGATTTCGCCCAATGTGCTGGTGGAGCGCTTCGTGCCGGGCCGCGACTATCGGCTGGTGGTGTTCCATGGGCGGCTTGTCTGGGCGGTGGAGCGCGAGCCGGGCGGCGTCACCGGCGACGGGACCTCCACGATCGCGCAGCTGGTGGAGATCGCCAATCGCGATCCCAATCGCGGCAGTGGCCCGTTGCAGCCGATGAAGCTGCTGACGCTGGATGACGAAGCGCGGCACCTGCTTGCCCGCGCCGGGCTGGATGAAACCTCGGTGCTTCCCGCCAACCGCTTCGTCCGGATAAGGCGCGCGGCGAACGTGGCGACCGGGGGGCGGCCGGTGGCGGTGTTCGACAAGGTTCATCCCGATAATGCCGCGCTAGCGATACAGGCGGCCGATGCGTTCCGCCTCGATCTTGCGGGCATCGACCTGCTCCTGCCGGACATCGCGGTTTCCTGGCAGGAGAGCGGCGGCGCGATCTGCGAAGTCAACGCACAGCCGCAGCTTGGCGGCGTCACCTCGGGCCATCTCTATCCGCAGATCCTGAAGGAGCTGGTGGGCGGAACCGGCCGGGTTCCCGTGCTGGCGGTGATGGGAACGGCCCAGGCGAAACGCCTTTCCGCAAGCCTTGCGGGTATCTTTTCGCGCGGCGGGACGGTGGGCAGGCACGGGCCTGACGGCGTGTGGCTGGGCGAAAACAGGATGCTGAAGGGCAGGGTGGCGATCCTCGAGGCGGGGCGGTTCCTCGCCAGCCAGCGCAGTCTGGACGCCATGGTGCTCGGCATCTGGGACGGGGCGGCGCTGCGTACCGGATTGCCGCTGCCCCGGATCGACATTCTCGCGCTCAGCGGCGAAGCGATCCCGCTGCCCAAAAAGATGGCGGGAAAATCGCATGCGGGCTTCATCGCCCGGATATTCGAGCTGATCGCGCCCAATTGCGAACGCATCGTGCTAACCACCGCCCGCGAAAACTGCGCGCCCGAACTGCTCGATGCGCTGGAAATGGCCGGCTGCCGCTATGACGTGATGGATGAGGCGGCGCTTGCCAAGGCGCTCTTGTCGGAACCGGCGCCGTGCTGA
- the parE gene encoding DNA topoisomerase IV subunit B produces MADDLFDKLPQGGGDYDSSAIEVLEGLEPVRHRPGMYIGGTDERALHHLAAEVLDNAMDEAVAGHATRIEVLLEEGREGTAGRLTISDNGRGIPVDEHPKFPGKSSLEVILTTLHSGGKFSGKAYATSGGLHGVGVSVVNALSEHTRIEVARNRELYAQEFAKGQVLGPLQKLGATPNRRGTTVSFTPDPEIFGSQRFKPTRLFRLVRSKAYLFAGVEIRWKCAAALTSDDVPAEAVFQFPGGLSDHLREQVGERECITADFFAGSQEFPASEAGSPQGRVEWAVAWPLWSDGSFSWYCNTIPTPDGGTHEQGLRAALTKGIRAFGELVGQKKAKDISADDIVTGSEVMLSVFVRDPQFQSQTKDRLTSPEAARLVENAVRDHFDHFLSDNMERGKALLGAVMERMDERLRRKQEREIKRKTATNAKKLRLPGKLTDCSGEGDGETELFIVEGDSAGGSAKQARDRKTQAILPIRGKILNVASATADKIRANQEIADLGLALGCGIRKDCDPENLRYDRIIIMTDADVDGAHIATLLMTFFFQEMSEVVRRGHLFLAQPPLYRLTAGKESRYARDDAHRAELEETVFKGRRVEVARFKGLGEMNPQQLRETTMNPETRSLIRITLPPEYEQRAAVKELVDQLMGRNPEHRFNFIQNRASDLDRDLIDA; encoded by the coding sequence ATGGCCGATGATCTTTTTGACAAGCTGCCTCAGGGCGGCGGCGATTACGACAGTTCCGCGATCGAGGTTCTGGAAGGGCTGGAGCCGGTTCGCCATCGCCCCGGCATGTATATCGGCGGCACGGATGAGCGCGCCCTTCATCACCTCGCGGCCGAAGTGCTCGACAACGCCATGGACGAAGCCGTGGCGGGCCATGCCACGCGGATCGAGGTCCTGCTGGAGGAAGGCCGTGAAGGCACTGCCGGGCGGCTCACGATCTCGGACAACGGGCGCGGCATCCCGGTCGACGAGCATCCGAAATTTCCGGGCAAATCCTCGCTTGAGGTCATTCTCACGACGCTCCATTCCGGCGGCAAGTTTTCCGGCAAGGCCTATGCCACCAGTGGCGGCCTGCACGGCGTCGGGGTCAGCGTGGTCAATGCGCTTTCGGAGCATACCCGGATCGAGGTCGCCCGGAACCGGGAGCTTTACGCCCAGGAATTCGCCAAAGGGCAGGTGCTCGGCCCGCTTCAGAAGCTGGGCGCGACACCCAACCGGCGGGGGACCACCGTCAGTTTTACCCCCGATCCGGAGATATTCGGCAGCCAGCGTTTCAAGCCTACCCGGCTTTTCAGGCTGGTCCGGTCCAAGGCCTATCTCTTCGCCGGGGTGGAAATCCGCTGGAAATGCGCGGCGGCGCTCACTTCCGACGATGTTCCCGCCGAGGCCGTCTTCCAGTTTCCCGGCGGGCTGTCCGATCACCTCAGGGAACAGGTCGGTGAGCGCGAATGCATCACCGCCGATTTCTTCGCCGGTTCACAGGAATTCCCCGCCAGTGAGGCCGGATCGCCCCAGGGCCGGGTCGAATGGGCGGTGGCCTGGCCGCTGTGGTCGGACGGTTCGTTCAGCTGGTATTGCAACACCATCCCCACCCCCGACGGCGGCACGCATGAGCAAGGGCTTCGCGCGGCCCTGACCAAGGGCATTCGCGCCTTCGGGGAGCTGGTCGGCCAGAAGAAGGCGAAGGACATTTCCGCGGACGACATCGTCACGGGAAGCGAGGTGATGCTTTCGGTGTTCGTCCGCGACCCCCAGTTCCAGAGTCAGACCAAGGACCGGCTGACCTCGCCGGAAGCCGCGCGCCTGGTCGAGAACGCCGTCCGCGATCACTTCGATCATTTTCTTTCCGACAATATGGAGCGCGGCAAGGCCCTGCTGGGCGCGGTGATGGAGCGGATGGACGAGCGCCTGCGCCGCAAGCAGGAGCGCGAGATCAAGCGCAAGACCGCGACCAACGCCAAGAAGCTGCGCCTGCCGGGCAAGCTCACCGACTGTTCGGGCGAAGGGGACGGCGAAACCGAATTGTTCATCGTCGAAGGCGATTCGGCCGGGGGCAGCGCCAAGCAGGCGCGGGACCGCAAGACCCAGGCGATCCTGCCGATCCGTGGCAAGATCCTCAACGTCGCCAGCGCCACGGCGGACAAGATCCGCGCCAATCAGGAAATCGCCGATCTGGGCCTCGCTCTGGGCTGCGGAATCCGGAAGGATTGCGACCCCGAAAACCTGCGCTACGACCGCATCATCATCATGACCGATGCCGATGTCGACGGCGCCCATATCGCCACCTTGCTGATGACCTTCTTTTTCCAGGAAATGTCGGAAGTGGTGCGGCGCGGCCATCTCTTCCTCGCCCAGCCTCCGCTCTATCGCCTGACCGCCGGCAAGGAGAGCCGCTATGCCAGGGACGATGCCCATCGCGCCGAACTGGAAGAGACGGTGTTCAAGGGCAGGAGGGTCGAAGTGGCGCGGTTCAAGGGCTTGGGCGAAATGAACCCGCAGCAATTGCGCGAAACCACGATGAATCCCGAAACCCGCAGCCTGATCCGGATCACCCTGCCGCCGGAATATGAGCAGCGCGCCGCCGTGAAGGAACTGGTCGATCAGCTGATGGGGCGCAACCCCGAGCACAGGTTCAACTTCATCCAGAACCGCGCCTCCGACCTCGACCGGGATCTGATCGACGCCTAG
- a CDS encoding penicillin-binding protein activator translates to MMGKPINRRKLMAIGLTALLAACQVVPKSTGPSTPAPPPPEDSLPADEGRHRVALLVPLSGKNAAVGQSIANATTMALLDTNASNLRITTYDTAAGASAAASRAMADGNKLVLGPLMGDDTGEIVKITRQREVPLISFSNDITTASRDVFVMGHIPGQSIKRVVTYARGKGFSRFGAIIPNGEYGDRAQSALTDAVKDAGGALVGIEKYDRGNTSISAAAHRLQEKGGIDSILIADGARLSGLAAAQFAKATQKPKFLGTELWSGEATVASTPALRGSWFSAVSDARFKQFVDSYKSRFGSQPHRIATLGYDAVLLTLRVARDWTPGKSFPTARLTDRAGFLGLDGPLRFSSNGIVERAMEVREVGNNTVTVVSQAPTRFQD, encoded by the coding sequence ATGATGGGTAAACCAATCAATCGGCGCAAGCTGATGGCAATCGGGCTGACAGCGCTTCTCGCCGCTTGTCAGGTGGTTCCGAAATCGACTGGCCCGAGCACGCCCGCGCCGCCCCCGCCCGAAGACAGCCTGCCCGCCGACGAAGGAAGGCACCGCGTTGCGCTGCTCGTGCCGCTTTCCGGGAAGAATGCGGCAGTGGGGCAATCTATCGCCAACGCCACCACCATGGCCCTGCTGGATACCAATGCGAGCAACCTGCGGATCACCACCTATGACACCGCCGCCGGGGCGAGCGCGGCGGCATCGCGCGCGATGGCCGATGGAAACAAGCTGGTGCTCGGCCCGCTGATGGGCGACGACACCGGGGAAATCGTCAAGATCACCCGGCAGCGCGAAGTGCCGCTGATCAGTTTTTCCAACGACATCACCACGGCATCGCGCGACGTTTTCGTGATGGGCCATATTCCCGGCCAGTCGATCAAGCGGGTAGTGACCTACGCCAGGGGCAAGGGTTTCAGCCGTTTCGGGGCGATCATCCCGAATGGGGAATATGGCGATCGCGCCCAGTCAGCCCTGACCGACGCCGTGAAGGATGCGGGCGGCGCCCTGGTGGGCATAGAGAAATATGATCGCGGCAACACGTCGATTTCGGCGGCGGCGCATCGCCTTCAGGAAAAGGGCGGGATCGATTCGATCCTGATCGCCGATGGCGCCCGTCTCTCCGGCCTGGCTGCCGCGCAGTTCGCCAAGGCGACCCAGAAGCCCAAATTCCTCGGCACCGAGCTGTGGAGCGGGGAAGCGACGGTGGCCTCCACGCCGGCGCTGCGCGGATCGTGGTTCTCGGCCGTTTCGGATGCCCGCTTCAAGCAGTTCGTGGATAGCTACAAGTCTCGCTTCGGCTCGCAGCCGCACCGCATCGCCACGCTGGGCTACGATGCCGTTCTCCTCACCCTGCGCGTCGCGCGGGACTGGACCCCCGGCAAGAGCTTCCCCACAGCCCGGCTGACCGACAGGGCGGGCTTTCTGGGCCTCGATGGTCCGCTGCGCTTTTCCTCCAATGGAATCGTCGAGCGGGCCATGGAGGTGCGGGAAGTCGGGAATAATACCGTTACCGTGGTGTCCCAGGCGCCAACTCGCTTCCAGGATTGA
- the rsmI gene encoding 16S rRNA (cytidine(1402)-2'-O)-methyltransferase codes for MATPIGNLGDITKRAVDILARCDAVACEDTRVTAKLLNHLGIRKPLWRYDDHSSDQQRENLVSAMHDKAVALVSDAGTPLISDPGYRLVKTAQEQGIPVTSLPGPSAAIVALTLSGLPSDRFLFAGFLPVKDKARDDVLAELARIPATLVFYESAQRLGKSLEAIAARLPGREVAVARELTKAFEECRRGEAASLAGHYASHPPRGEIVLMVGPPVENGETEVDVDALLLAAMEQEKPSQAAAQVAKATGMERKTLYARALELRKS; via the coding sequence GTGGCAACCCCGATTGGCAATCTCGGGGACATCACCAAACGGGCCGTCGATATTTTGGCACGGTGCGACGCTGTAGCCTGCGAGGATACGCGCGTCACCGCAAAGCTTTTGAATCATCTCGGCATTCGCAAGCCGCTCTGGCGCTATGACGACCACAGCAGCGACCAGCAGCGCGAAAATCTCGTCTCCGCGATGCACGACAAGGCGGTGGCGCTGGTCAGCGACGCAGGCACGCCGCTGATTTCCGACCCGGGTTATCGCCTGGTCAAGACCGCGCAGGAACAGGGGATTCCCGTGACGAGCCTGCCGGGGCCGAGCGCGGCGATCGTCGCATTGACGCTTTCCGGCCTGCCGAGCGACCGCTTCCTGTTTGCCGGGTTCCTTCCGGTGAAGGACAAGGCGAGGGACGACGTTCTCGCAGAGTTGGCGCGGATTCCCGCCACGCTGGTGTTCTATGAAAGCGCGCAACGCCTGGGCAAGTCGCTGGAAGCGATTGCCGCGCGCCTTCCCGGCCGCGAAGTGGCTGTCGCCCGGGAGCTTACCAAGGCATTCGAGGAATGCAGGCGGGGAGAAGCCGCATCGCTCGCCGGCCATTATGCGAGCCATCCTCCCAGGGGCGAGATCGTGCTGATGGTCGGCCCGCCTGTCGAGAATGGCGAAACCGAGGTCGACGTGGACGCGTTGCTCCTGGCCGCGATGGAACAGGAGAAGCCCTCGCAAGCGGCCGCCCAGGTCGCCAAGGCAACCGGGATGGAGCGCAAGACGCTCTATGCGCGCGCGCTGGAACTGAGGAAATCGTGA